In Lytechinus variegatus isolate NC3 chromosome 6, Lvar_3.0, whole genome shotgun sequence, the DNA window tacctggaactggcgaacttcgaggcggtctgaaaccacctatattgattttgaggtcagaaggtcaaagatGAACTCGCCATCTTCCACTTCTCTCGCTTGAACATGCACTGTACCCTTCTGACACACTACACTTCACCTAATGGAGGATTGTAGGAGACAGTAGTAGAAGAAGCAAAGAAGAAGTAGACGATGAAGAAGagaatttaaagaagaattaaaaagctacaatgatgaagaagaagtttaaataagaagaggaagagggggacgATGAGGAAGATGGAGAAGAATGAAAAGATCAAGCAGAAATAACATTAACCTTACCTTGGAGTCCGTTGAACACAATGAAGAGATACCAAAGAGCGGTAATCCCAGATAAAGGAATAATGAATGCAGTGATCCATGTAAACCCCATCAAAGTTGAAACCTAGGTATCAAATAGGTAGTACAAATTCATACTCCATAGACAGATCTACAGATTCCAGCTTAATTAATAGAGACTATATGTGATTGGAGTCTATGAAGTGATTAATGTTTAATAATTGACCCAAGAAGGAGGGAAAACGTTTCTGGCTTTGGAACTAAATTTCAAAGAATGTTATTATTTTGCACGTTGTAGTAAATTTTTCATTGTTCAATCCACCAAATTCAATTACAACACGATTCCCATTACACTCGACAGCCCAGGTACACTCACCGTTAAGAAGAGACAAGCCGTTTCTGCACGAAAGAGAACGGCATATCCCCGACAGAATGTCAAAGACAGCTCCTTCTTCGCATTCCACTGTTTCCTGCTGGACAAAAGTCTTATCAACTTTGAAATGGATACCGTCATTACCTTTAAAATCTACCAAAAGTGTGATTGGGAACCCTTTAGGTGTCGTCCCCTCCCCTATGATATAATGGAAACAAGAAGTGAACTCTGAATAGTGACGATCCGGAAGATTACACTTGAGACagtattcattgaaaaaatatggCATTTTCAAGGAAAGTGTCAACGGTGCCCGCAACCCTAAACCCACACAAGCATCAGCAATCGTATCATCTGCAAAATCTTCAGGACAACTTCGGACTTCGTTGAAGCATTCTCGATATGCAGGGGTTCTCTTGAACGAAGATTCATTATCGAATGTATAATTGCACACCCCTCTCTTGATTCTATCCAGCATTTCATCAGTATCTGTAGGTGAAACAGAGCCATCACTGCAGTTGAAAAGAACAGGCCAAGGTGTGATGTTGGCAGGTTGAAAACCATGGCAGATGGCACAATAGACATTTCTGAAAGTCACCCTGTACTCAAGAGACACTGGCACAATTGTCAGTAGGTCATCGGTGAAAGAAGCAGTGTCTTCACACCTTGCCTGTGTGTCTGAACTATTCCACTTTAATGGGCAACGTGTGACAAACCAATAACTCGCAGTATTTGCCTTAACGCATGAAAGCATGTTGGGGCGAACCGAATCAGGCACTTCTATGGTTTCCatgttatcatcaccaacaaAGCCAGACATTCCCAAACCAACTCCAAATCCAAAGCTGAACCCTCCAGTGTCCTTGTTTTTGCACAGTAATTGGTAGTCCCAACAACAATCTTCAAAATGCTCGCATGAGTTGTCGCAGCTGCAGCTGAAGTAAAAGGCGACATAATTACAACCAAGATTCGAACATGAATGGTATTCGTTACAGATTCCGATCGTCATGTTTGTATTGTTGGCTTGAATGTATTCCATAGCACCTAGTAACCTATTTTCAACTGGAAAAAAACACAACATGACAAAGCTGATTAAATATTGAGTTGCAGGTCAACATAGAATAATTTCCTAAAGAACATATTCATCTTTGCCCGGTTGAGACGGTAATGTCAATCGATTCAtcaggccaagtaaaaaaaatcgtccgggttttttgagagcggtgatgaggTCCTTGcctatttgctatcttacttttttttttaaagaaggatTTGCtatcttacttttttttaaagaaggagGCATTTTCTTGGCCCGTTTTTGacatcagtgatgagggaggtccttactatttactatttttggttattttttattcaaatgattgtcaGTCCATGTCAAGCTCAAAATATGTGATCGATGTATGCTCAATATTAATAACAAATgagtagaaatatatatatattatttatgtataaatatctacgattgattgaaaatctatggaaaatgtattttacGATAAAATATATTGATGTATTACTCATGTATACTGGTAGGCCTACTGTATTGTTGTAAAacagaatgttcatgtcaagtgaataattaaacattttatattatatatatgtacgGGTAAAAAATGCATGGGGGTCATTTTATTACCATGGAGTTTTGTTCagttttccagagccaatctctTTTTTAGCTCTGGGTATGTTTTCGCATTACAGTTTCCAGCTGCTTGTTCGTTCACATAATGTTCCTTACTgttcaattttcattcattttcaaaattgatattgaatattaaatccctcattgaatattcgatgCATTGCCTGCTGACATTAGAAAACTCGCCAAaaaattcaatgcatttcacaaattcacatgtcacGCCAGCACAGTTAATCACATCATCCTAGCACACATGCAGTTCATCCAACAGAATCACAAGCACACAGAcaatcaccgtaacacacatCTAGGTACAGGCGCTTtcactcaccaaaaaacccccgatgaaatacaaattacgtcattaaaattgatttatctgTGCCATATTTCCAAAGCACGCGACGGATTAGTTCATATTCAGTAagcggggtccccgaaaatgcactaaaaatgaagaaatccgtGATCTTAtccgagtttgcaaactttatttcctCGATAATTTATGACggtatcttcaaaattccaataaaaccaaatcagatttttttttctttcttgcaattGCGGCGTTATCGGACTTTGCAgttgtttttgaagttgcgagagagatcccagagtaatcctgtgatttttttttgctattcagcagccataaaaatagttaataacaagaaaattgatgctgcaatcaaaaagggaagaaaatagtaaatagcaaaaaatttcatgcggcggccaaaattgatgcgcgcgaggacgatcagatactttcttattttacttggccTTATTCTTTTCAATATGGACCtaaaattcatttcaataaaatccaGTAGATATTCCagtcatgaaaaaataaacagaatataCAGTTTAAATTGCAATCTGTGCTGTAGTTCTGGTTGTACACTTCACCTCATGATAACAAACGCATTTGCTTCACAGAAACCTAAGTTAAAACAAAGTGTAAGTGGCAGATACGTTagagtttgaagaaaaattgtgaaaaataacaAGAGCCTTCAACATCCCTACGCTTAAAATTTGTGtgtagttttggtaaatccaccaaaatgcacctatcactattccaattcattgctagctaatatgaatggatatgccctataacagttaagatgtggaggatatgaaatgaaaatgtgttttacaggataaattttgcgattttacatggaaatttaacttgatcgggtcacccgatcaaattaaaatatctgtgtgtttttgtctttcaattaaatcctattctaaatcatggaatgggctgaaactttcaagatatgttctttgtctgtaacttttggatatctaatcactaaatttataagataagtgcttgaatgccaatttttttaatttaaaacaagcatcgccgagagagggcgctatatatccaagatttgaatatttgaaattttctcagagaacggtctctacgcttcagtaagactgtcatattagatgatattcgattatcaatcacattgaccctttaccaaagctatacacaggctttaaaattTGCACCCTTATAGGTTTATTTTTGCAACTTTCAGGGTGCATTTCCCACCATATTAAACCAAAGAGTTCGTTTTGCGACAGCCACCCTAAATAACAAGACTGTCGACACTTCTTCAGTTGCTGTTTCTCTATCGATTTTTTTGGTGTTTCTTACCTTAGTTAGGGGTCGAACCCGTtttgatgtatctgcagataagATTCTTCCCACTTTGTCAGCCAGTAGTACTGATACCGGAAGAGGTTTTCTAGCGATTTTGAGCCAATACTTTAAATAGtctaggctttcacatccttaCTGATTAATTAAACCGATGTCTATGGACAATTACACGCAAAATTTGacagaataaagccatattttggtatgtatttccACTCTCCCATCATCTATGTTCCATATTAGAGcgagatatattattttgaaccttctccatatttatttttttcaattttgagtgACTGTCGCAAAGgaacccctccccctttttattgtaaatttgtaaaaggaaaaatataaagaaggCTGAAGTACCGATCTGATGTCTTGCCTGCCTTGACGTAATTGGTTTACCCACGCATTCTAGCTGCGTTGACATTAGTCTGTGTACGGTTAGTTTCTTTGCAAAGACTTGTAACTTGTATGTTTACATGGATTTACGCAGCAAATTAATTAGTATTGATCATTTGATAATTTGGGttaattttctttctataaCCTTTGAATCAATTCACTTTCATAAAAGATATGGCTGTAACatgtgaatataattatgataatcacTTTTCTGTAGTTTTCTTTACAAGAATTATGAAGGTTCGTGATTTAACCTTACAAATTGAACCCCAGTCCGTACAAAGTGAACCCGTATGGATATAACATTCAACCCTCGTCGAGATAGGGGTAAAAAGGACAAAATTTGACCTTGAACTGCACTTTAATTCTTATTGTGCTGAGTAGAGACTTGAACTGTTTCGTCTGATAATTTCTAGTGGTCCATATCTTCAATTGTTTTCTAGTGATCtcgatttctttttctcaatcAATATGACTATTCACTTTTTCATctgacattttgaaatgattcaTGCATTCAATATATGGCTTCTACATATGCATTCCAATATGCAACAGCAATTACAagtcaattttctttaaaggtcaaatccatctcagaaaaatattgatttgaatcaatagagaaaaatcagtcaagcacgatgctaaaaatttcatcaaaatcggatgtaaaataagaaagttatgacatttcaaagttttgcttatttttaacaaaatagttatatgaaagagccagtgacatccaaatgagagattcgatgatgtcactcactctctatttcttttttttattgtttgaattatacaatgtttcaattttacgaatttgatgattaggacctccttgcctgaagcacaaaatatcaaaataatggaattccacgtgctCAGGTAGGAATGAAACTTgaattcacatgacaatgacgagaaaatcaaaatatttcatatttcatatgataaaataaaaaagaaatagtgagtgagtgatgtcatcagttccctcatttgcataccgaccgaaattatattacatccgattttgatgaaatttcagtgttatgcttgttgaatttttctctttttattcaaattaagtttttgttggggtggacttgtcctttaaaagaataataatttgaCAATTGATTTGACGATGGTAAACTCACCTTCACTGCAATTTACACCAGTGTATGCTACATAGCAAACACATTTATAGCCAGCATCGTGATCAAAGCAATCGCTATTTTCGCTGCATGGATTCGATGCACAATTGATCCCTGTAAAGACATTAAAATGGATTCTTTGTCAACTACACTCGGGTTAAGACAATGTGGATTGATATCAATATGTATCGTAACACTTTTGATAACAGCTCTAAATCTGAAGTGTAGATGCCAAGTTAAAGTGATCCTGGCAATATACAAACTTGTCCAAAAGCTACCCATCAAGCAAAATACGAAGtttagataatgataataagtaaTGATACGTAGAATTTATAAAgggtcttttttattttgattaaatgctcaaggcacTTAGAAAACAACAAAGCAAAAAGTAAGGATAAGTACAAAAAATGCACATGATAATTGAGGGAAATTTCCGTCTTGAAACCTATAGTACCTACTGAGTAACAAATGCAATTTTAAGTTGCTCTTAAAGGATGGTGCAGAGGATAAGAATTGCTTGGGATGATCACAAGGTGCGTACAGGTTGATACTGGCATCTTAGATACTTGTTTTAATCGGGTGCGGGTCCAAGGATAATTATGAataaccaggggggggggggtttcatgaactttttgtctgacaagttgtcagatctgacatctttccttgattctgattgctgagaggcactgttactatagtagcTGTCCgaataaaatgggacttgtcggataaaacgtttgacaagtcctttcatgaaacgctccccagaagtagaattttgaaaactatGCGATCGTTTATGGGCAACCAATAGAGGTCTTCGAGAACAGCCTGATCTGTGGTAAGTTGATTCAATCTATCTCATGTCATACTTAGTGATCTAAAAGTTTGTGTATCTTCTTTGAAACTCTTTGAATTCATTGTCTAGAAATCTGAATTTTATCAACAGATTTTACACCAAAAGAGCATCTATGCAAATTGTATGTCATCTATGGCTCAGTGTGATTTAGGTATCATATAAAACATCAACACGCTGTATCATTATTAAgatttagttattattattatattttttcggggggggggtagagataTAACACTTCCCGATTTGCCAAGTTATTGCCAAACAAAATAACTCGAAAGGCAATCTCAAAAATTCTGCAGACAATGTTTTTCACACTGCGCagtatttttttcccatttacgagtggataccatgcgtgaccccctgttacacccacaaatgtaataatcgcccacaaatgtaataacgcccacaaatgtaataacactttacccacaaatgtaataacactttaaccacaaatgtaataatttttgatcgcccacaaatgtaataaaactttacccacaaatgtaataacgcccacaaatgtaataacactttacccacaaatgtaataatgcactttacccacaaatgtaataatgactttaaccacaaatgtaataaatttgaagtgatttttggtgaattcgttctaaactaatatcctatagtaatgcgttcatatagcacaaaagttcaaagtcttttttccagacccggttaatgaaatattacagtacaagtccaatgCTTTTtgcagacccggtttttcaaaattataatatacgtccaaagtctttttaccagacccggttgtttcaaaattataatatacgtccaatgtcttttttccagacccggttaattcaaaaattataatgcaagtccaaagtctttttcagacccggtcgtttcaaaaattataatatacgtcggtgaggggtaaagacaacactctaagcccaagcattttaagcgggtttaattttgaagattggtctcagctgtcatttttttcaatatttctttatcttttaaataaccgggtccagacgaaagactaagcataatactcgtgttattccacaagaataagaatatgagtgttttgtttttaggattgtttaaatcatttttttaaatcaccgggtctggaataaagacaacgctctaaacatgtgcttttctacatgcatggtcttaatttggaggattgttggttcttagattcgttgttggggattgagttttattgatttttttattcctgaaataattgtgtctggaggaaagtcgatcttcgacaatcggtcttcatgttgttccataGTAATTagattgggtatttgttttagaatatttgtaaaaactattttatttttcaaatagtaaccaagtctggagaaaggatgtctgctttacccacgcgttattgcaatgttttgtagggatagtagcattatttaaaaaaaggacatatttttactgggtgaaactttggaaatttggtcttagatttgaagtttttcagttactttttttaatagccgggtctggaggaaagagtacgttttaaaactcgtgttattccacgagaataagaatataaggtcttatgttagaagattttttttcgtaactttTTTAGtcctggaataaagacaacactctaaacctcttttaaaacaggttcttaggttgaaggtttgtttggtcttagacttggattttttttaattcttactattagcgttttttttttgagaaaaatggtcgggctgaaagactacgctatatccagcattaataagattatggggtctttatactgtttttaaactgttattcataatgtttaaataacaggtaaccgggtctggagaaaagactacgcttgattctcaatttactcttagtgcatatattcacaatatgcACCGTATAAggtgaaacaacaacaaagacattaattccaccagttttaattaactgggtctggagaaaagactacgctcgattcccattttttccacaggaatgtcattatcgtatcttagtttggacttatattataaattttgaaataactgggtctggaaaaagactggacttattaaaattcttgaaacaaccgggtctggaaaaaagactttggacttatatcacaattttttaaacaaccgggtctggaaaaaaaaagactttggacttttattatatttttttaaacaaccgggtctggaaaaaagactttggatttatattataatttttgaaacaaccgggtctggaaaaaagaatttgcacttgtgtgctatatgaacgcatataggattttagtttagaacggattcgccaataatcccttcaaatttattacatttgtgggtaaagtcattattacaattgtgggcgatcaaaaattattacatttgtgggtaaagtgttattacatttgtgggcgttattacatttgtgggtaaagtattattacatttgtgggcgttattacatttgtgggtgcaacaccccccccccataaaaaaaacactttaaaagGATCTCTTTTTCAAGAAAACGTTAGGTACGTAccataataagggtgtcaaaaacactaaagtAATGAAAAGGGGTatttatttcgctaggaaaactacTTGTTCACGGTCCAATTTGCGAGGGATATGACTCAAATATAATTCATAGATGATGTACGTTTTGCCCGAACACTACGTGTTGagtccgatttgagcgaggtgtgTAGGATGGTACTCAGACAAGGTAAACTCGACGTAACGTTCGTAATTAAGATCTCGTTTtgcttgtttagggggtcaattctGGGACTACgtaccgttttgtttccaatacttgttaaaggagtgggagggggggggggattcacaCGCCAATTATacaggggtgcattttcagaacatggaaaatacttgttaaaAGGTGTTTTCGAAACCcgatggtcacgcatggtatctactcgtcaatGGAAATGGCCCCCACTTTACCCTTTTAAATCAGTTCCATAGAGCCCCATTTCAGAGTTTCGAGAAGCACAcccccatcaaaaaaaaatttgagtgccgacagccccccccctcgcAGCAACGGTATGACCGAAAAATGCATACATTCCAGTCAGTGGCGTatcgtgggtcacggcattgtgggggggcaccagcaaaaatttggagtcacttagtgagcgcgcgaagcgcgttcagttatactgacctaatagagaaattttaaggaagcacttgtacagtaattgtaatcatgaataacatacACATCTCAgtaattaaataatgcgagcgcgaagcgcgagctgaaaatttttgatattcagacctaaaaaataatcgattttttaaaatcatgatatgtacctgtctcgctaaccaatgcgagcgcgaagcgagcggaaattttttgtacatattgaCTTCAAACAGGGAGatcttaaggactatatttAAGGAATCCCTtaataatattcatatctcaccatagtcatctaatgctagtgccaagcgcttgctgattttgttagaattacatttgAAGCACTTATAAttcttgtaatcatgaataatatacgcatctcactaatcaaatattgcgagcgtgaagcccgagctgaaaatttaggaaattcagacctggagaggggcattttaaggcttgtttgtaggaattcacgaaacCATACGTGTTTCACTAACCGAAttattcgagcgcgaagcgcgagctgaaaatttttgataatcagatcagaaaaagggacattgtAAGGAcagattttaggaattcatggagagcagacatatctcaccaatccactgatgcgaacgtaatcatggacaggaaatgttttgtattaagaccttaacatgaggcaatcactttaagtagtcatgaaaaagaagcatatgtcactacataaaacaataatatatttggtgtacattgacttgaaaacgggaggttttcgtgcaatctcgttaaacagacaatgcgagcaccaggaacaatgaagacataggccctgagcaaattatgtttcattaagttaagaaaaaaatgtttcccatgtaatataacataacataattatgatataatataccattataatgcatgataatttcttctttccccactaagtttctcttcctttctccctctttttctccttttcctcggtttttttttttggtcagcctattgggggggggggggggtacgtgccccccatgccccccctcgtagttacgccactgattccaGTAGGTTAATTGCtttgattgttgtttttattgctATCGATGCTAatacatttttgtctcgcccactaGAGGTGATAGCAAGACTAAGTGATCCAAATGACGTCACAAAGATTATGAAACATCACTTTGCAACAATAAGTCAGTTTTCAACCATACTTGGATTTTAGACGTATTTAGGGGTCTTGCATGCTATGGTGCCGTCGCAGGTCACTTGGCAAGGTCAATTGTCATCttgaggtcaacgttaaaggtcaagtctacccctagcaaaaatgttgatttgaataaatagagaaaaattaaactttcataaataataaaaataagaaagttaggcctatggcatttttaagtttcgcttaatttttaCTAAACAGtgaaatgcacaactcagtgacatgcaaatgaatcagtcgatgatgtccatcactatttttttgttttttattgttataattatacaatatttcattttccagaGATTTGACATTAGGGACCTACTTGAATGattcatatagtattaaacatgctaattccacatgtatagggaggaattaatcactgtttcacttgataatgaggaaaaaatcacaatatttcatataataaaaaagatagttagtggatgatgtcatcagtctcctcatttgcataccgaccaggatgtgcatgtaactgctttgtgaaattgagcaaaactttaaaatgtcataactttcttcactgttaaaaaaccctgattttacataaaaataaaagattttgcagaaagcaataccagaatcattctttaaattcatgaaacaggaatttttctgcaatttagcagaacaggtctgttagaaaaaggggaaaagagtgttttatttaagaaaatttgtaagattacacacaccaaataccaatttcctgtaagattacgcaatctggtaagattacaggtgttctcgagactctgctgcaggaacttcttttagtttaaggataaatttgcTAACAGTGTTTAATATTGTACATCCGAAttctatgaaattttcagtgttatgttagttggatttttctctttttattcaaatgattttttcgTTGGGGTTTAAACGCTTACGTGTATGACCCAATGTAGGGTAAAacgggaacatgcatgttggttgggtaaaatgTTGCGTTAAATCAGCGCAGTATGGGGTAAAAAATACCCAGGAAACAGGCATGTTCCCTTCCCACCCAATATTgcgtaaaattttactcagtgttttagAGTGTAAGACTCTCTTGTCCTGTATTAATGATTGAACAGCCAATTATCATTAAGTTGATATTTGATCGAAACTTtctaaataaaatcataaatacaaaacgGAAGGTAATATCCTATAATCACAATCGCTCGagataatgataaaatagtTTAAGTGTTTCGCTGGTATCACGATGGGAATATTCTATGGATGAAAAAGTGTCACAAAACGGTGTGAACTAAATTAGCACACGAGATTCCAGACAACCGCTGTTGtcacattttacatttttgtttgaGACCTTTGCTCGCAAAATGGCGATTTTTAGATgtttttagttattattattattattttactcgGCACTTAATCGAAAAGAAGACAGCATGTACAATGGAAGATTGAGAAATagtacaaaaatacaaatagttTTTTAGACCCTTTCTCAACCAACCAGGTAGCCttttagtcaggcagcatatgtcatctacttcgacaaattggctaagtctgattcttcacttttatgtgattggtgacatcgcaaggaacaactttcaacttggtgacaaatttctaatggtcatcttgaccatgttagggttcaaaataaggtcaataggggtcaattttttgaATTGCCCCAATTCTGTTGaatgacacatcaaattgtttgtcttgttatgcagaacaaaaaagtgtacacaatgaTATACTCTTGACCTTTCGTTAAAAATttatgaccggaaatgtcaaaaggtcaacgaactttcgttaaatggcaaattacactaaaGGTGTTAAGGAAGCtcattttcccttctttttatgcatgtgtgtacttcGTTATTTTCGATTTTTGATTAGTCCATCGTCAGAAGTCCTTATTCAGAAGATATAAAGGGTGAAGACAAGGTCATataaaggtcaaaaggtcaacaaactttcattggaagCCAAAATACACGTCTAAAAGGGGTTAGAAGTCTTGTTTTtcttggggttttttttttgaaaaatctccATCTAGGAAGGGGTCCAATgtgcttatttaggaacaaaatacatagagatagacgtcgaatacattcagtgtggtatcatggtattACAGGAATGCCTTGAAACGACTTGACTAACCCTAATGCCCTTAAAAGtcttatcatcttcatgatgttaCAAGTGCTCTTTCCGAGTTCCTTGATGTAGAActtcaattcaagttcaattcatttttaatttacaaGTCTTTGAGTTGTAAAGatacatttcattcatttgctttgtgcataatatttaaaaaaaaaatagatattatAATGTATTGGGGTCTGATTATGTGCACTATGCGATTGATCAGTGCTCTCAGGtcctaagaaagatgcctaacatcttatttggattaacttacgaataagataatgaggtaattaggattgaggatgatacgATAAGTTAGACTCCAATTGCCCCTTTACTAATTCTAATGCGTGACGgttgtattatttttatcatttctgacaaagaggcaacatcgTGCAAGCATGATGTTTGTAGTCAGTCATGTGTGTCCatcatgctgatgtgatatattctgaccgTTACTCGATCTCTGGACTACACATTCCTGATTATGTACTGATATTAAAACGGCTTGTACTATTTtgtcaagtatttttttttccagagcatGCATACAACGTGAAACTAAACTTAATACAGTTTTCACGATAGTGATGTGCATAGATGCTAGAtgcagattt includes these proteins:
- the LOC121416720 gene encoding uncharacterized protein LOC121416720; translation: MHDCGIEYIVDNREVNYDSYLSLVIRSSDISDANSTFLTDSSGIFDEYGYLNRSNIWFQLYSASPTNGVLILSAKCDMYEQGINCASNPCSENSDCFDHDAGYKCVCYVAYTGVNCSEVENRLLGAMEYIQANNTNMTIGICNEYHSCSNLGCNYVAFYFSCSCDNSCEHFEDCCWDYQLLCKNKDTGGFSFGFGVGLGMSGFVGDDNMETIEVPDSVRPNMLSCVKANTASYWFVTRCPLKWNSSDTQARCEDTASFTDDLLTIVPVSLEYRVTFRNVYCAICHGFQPANITPWPVLFNCSDGSVSPTDTDEMLDRIKRGVCNYTFDNESSFKRTPAYRECFNEVRSCPEDFADDTIADACVGLGLRAPLTLSLKMPYFFNEYCLKCNLPDRHYSEFTSCFHYIIGEGTTPKGFPITLLVDFKGNDGIHFKVDKTFVQQETVECEEGAVFDILSGICRSLSCRNGLSLLNGECTWAVECNGNRVVIEFGGLNNEKFTTTCKIITFFEI